GGATCGGCGATCTGTCCGCTGCCCGCGAACCGGATCGCGCCGGCGAGCGGGGCACGCGTCAGCCGTTGCAGTTCGGCCAGCTCGTGCGGCGGGACGCTATCGAACCGCGCGGTGCCGGTATCGGCCGCTTGCCAGTGGGCGAGCCCGGCGGCGGCGCTCGCGGCGCTTTCCCACACCACGACATGCCCGTCCTCGCGCAGCAGGGCGGGCGCCCCGGCATCGGCGAGCAAGCGCCGCCACGCCGGCAAGGCGTCGGCGAGGATGGCGGAAAGCGCCGCCTTGCCATGGGCAAAGCGGGCCGGCGTGCTCGCGCGGGCGAGCCGGTGCGCGAACGGCAGCCATGTTGCCATCGCGCGTGGCGGCAGGCCGACCGGACCGCCGCTGAGAAAGAGCCGGCGCGGGAAGCTGCGCAGCGTCGCGGGCGAGGCGAGCGGTTCGACCTGTTCGACCGCGATATGGCCGGCGTTGCCCCACGACGCGCCGCGCCAGGGGCCGCTGGGCGCAACGAGCGTCGTCGCGACGCCGCGCCGCTGCAGCGCGATCGCGCTGGCGAGCCCGACGACGCCGTTGCCGATAACGATGGCGGTGGCAGGTCGCTGTGTCACACGACGGTGAAGCCGGCCCAGAACGGGTCCTCGCGGTCGATCCAGATCGTGTTGAGGCCGGTCGCGATCGCCGATCCCTCGATCGAGGGGACGATGCCGTCGATGTCGCCGATCTTCGCCGCCGCCTCGACGCGGCCGATGAAGCGGCTGCCGATATAGCTTTCGTGGACGAAGCGGTCGCCGACGTTCAGCCGTCCGGTCGCGACGAGATGCGCGAGCCGCGCCGAGGTGCCGGTGCCGCACGGGCTGCGATCGATCGCCCGCTCGCCATAGAAGACCGCATTGCGCCCGTCGGCGCCCTCGCCTTTCGGCCGGTCGGCCCACAGCAGGTGGGTGACGCCGCGGATGCTCGGCTCGAGCGGATGAACGGGTTCGTAGATGTCGCGGATCATCGCGCGGATCGTGCGGCTGAGTTCGACGATGCGTGCGGCGCCGAGGTCGTCGAGGCCGGTATAGGCCCCCTGCGGTTCGACGATCGCATAATAGTTGCCGCCATAGGCGACATCGATGGTCAGCGGCTCGAAATCCGGGACGTCGATCTCGATCCCGCGCGCCGCGACATAGGCGGGGACGTTGCGGATGCGGACCGACCGGACGCGATCGCCTTCGGCTTCGTAGGTGATCTCGATCGTCCCCGCGGGAACCTCGACGACCAGCCGTCCGGGTTCGCGCGGGGTGATCAGCCCATGCTCGAGCCCGAAGGTGATCATGCCAATGGTGCCGTGTCCGCACATCGGCAAGCAGCCGCTCGTCTCGATGAACAGGATTGCGGCGTCGGCGTCGCCGCACGGCGGATACAGGAAGCCGCCCGACATCATGTCGTGCCCGCGCGGCTCGAAACACAGCCCGGTCCGGATCCAGTCGAACCGGGCGAGGAAATCGAGCCGGCGTTCCGCCATCGACGCGCCGCGCAGCAGCGGCGCGCCGCCGGCGACCAGCCGGACCGGGTTGCCGGCCGTATGCCCGTCGATACAGAAGAAGCTGTGCCGCATCGGCGTCAGCTTAGGCCGCGACGGACGACTTGGCGACAGGACGCGTGCGGGCCGCTTCCTCGACCATCGCGATCACGTCGGCGCGGCGTTGGCCGGCCAGCGGCAGGCGCGGCAGGCGCACGCGTTCGGAACCGCGCCCCATGATCTCTTCGGCGAGCTTGATCGACTGGACGAGGTCGTGATCGGCATCGAGGTGGAGCAGCGGCATGAACCAGCGGTAGATGCGGCGCGCTTCTTCCCAGTCGCCGCGGTCGACGGCAGCGATCAGCGCGACCGATTCCTGCGGGAAGGCGCTGGTCAGCCCCGACACCCAGCCCGAAGCGCCGAGCATCAGCCCTTCGAGTGCGATATCGTCGAGGCCGGCCATCACCGTGTAGCGGTCGCCATAGCGATTGATCACGTCGGTAAAGCGGCGCGGATCGGGCGCGCTTTCCTTGATCGCGACGATCGTTTCGACGTCGCGAAGACCGTCGAGCGTCGCGAAATCGACGCTGACCCGGTACGCGGGCGGGTTGTTGTAGAGCATGATCGGCAGCCCGGTCGCCCCGGCCACGGTGCGAAAATGGGTCGCGAGTTCGTCGCTCGTCGGGACATAGACCATCGCGGGAAGCAGCATCAGCGCGTCGAGGCCGATCTTCTCGGCTTCTTTCGCATAGGCGACTGCGCGGTGCGTCGTGAATTCCGAAACGCCGGTGACCAGCGGGACGCGTCCGCCGACCGCCTCGACGCCGGCGCGCAGCACCGCAAGCTTCTCGTCGGGGTCGAGCGAATTATTCTCGCCGCACGTGCCGAGCAGGATGAGGCCGTTGACGCCGTCGTCGACCAGCGCGGTCAGCACGCGCTGCGTCGCGTCGATATCGATCGAACCGTCGGCGGAAAATTGCGTCGTCGCGGCCGGGTAAACGCCGCGCCACAAATTGTCTTGATTTGTCACTGGACCTCCTGTCATATGAAGATCGTATACGATATAATCTACACCTTGCCAATCCGGTTTCTGCGGCTCGGCGAACGAAATTTTTCCATCGGGAAAGGGCAGACTTCATGAAGCTATCGCATCTGATCGACGGAGAATGGGTAGCCGGCGATGCGTCGGCGCCCAGCATCAACCCGTCGAATACCGAAGAGGTCGTGGCGCATTATCCATTGGGGGGCGCTGCGGAGGTCGATGCGGCGGTCGCGGCGGCGCGGCGCGCCTTTGGCGGCTGGGCGGCTGCGTCCCCCGAAGCGCGCTCCGACCTGCTCGACCGGGTCGGGTCGGCGGTGATGGCGCGCGCCGCCGAGCTTGGCGAACTGCTCGCGCGCGAGGAAGGCAAGACGCGCGCCGAGGCGACCGGCGAAGTGATGCGCGCCGCGCGCATCTTCAAATATTTCGCCGGCGAGGCGCTGCGCCGCCACGGCCGCACGCTCGAATCGACCCGGCCGGGGCTCGACGTCGAAGTGTGGCGCGAGGCGGTCGGCGTCGTCGGGCTGATCACGCCGTGGAATTTCCCGATCGCGATCCCGGCATGGAAGGCGGCGCCGGCGCTCGCCTTCGGCAATACGGTGGTCCTGAAACCGGCGCAGCACACGCCGGCGGTCGCACATGCGCTCGCCGCGATCATCGCCGAGTGCGGCGCCCCGGCGGGCGTCTTCAACCTCGTCTTGGGTCAGGGCCAAGTCGGCGCGGCGATCGCAGCGCATGGCGATATCGACGCGATATCCTTCACCGGGTCGCAGGCTGTCGGTGGCAAGGTCGCGCAAGCGGCGGTCGCCCGAGGCGCACGCGTCCAGCTCGAAATGGGCGGCAAAAACCCGTTGGTCGTGCTGGCCGACGCCAATCTCGACCGCGCCGTCGCCATCGCGCTCGACGGCGGCTTCTTCCAGACTGGCCAGCGCTGTACTGCGTCGAGCCGGGTGATCGTCGAGGATGCGATCCACGACCGCTTCGTCGCGGCGCTCGCCGAACGGGCCTCGGCGCTCCGCGTCGGTGCCGCGCTCGATCCGGCGACCGAGGTCGGGCCGGCATCGAACGAGAGCCAGTATGAACAGAATCTGCGCTATGTCGACATCGCCACGGCCGACGGCGGCCGGCTGGTCACCGGTGGCGACGCGCTGCGCCTCGATACCCCCGGCTATTATATGCGTCCGGCGCTGATCGCCGACACCGCGCCCGACATGCGGATCAACCGCGAAGAGGTATTCGGGCCGCTCGTCTCGACGGTTCGGGTTAAGGATTATGACGAGGCCCTCGCGGTCGCCAATCAGGGCGACTTCGGGCTGTCGGCGGGGATCGTCACCACCAGCCTGGCGCGGGCGCGGCATTTCCGCCGCAACGTCCGGGCGGGCATGGTGATGGTCAACCTGCCGACCGCCGGGGTCGATTATCATGTGCCGTTCGGCGGCACGCGCGGGTCGAGTTACGGCCCGCGCGAACAGGGTTTCGCGGCGGTGGACTTCTATACGCAGATGAAGACCGTCTATGTCGGCGATTGACCGGGCAGGCTGCAAAATCTGGCGGATATCCTCTAATTACAGCGATTCCCGGCGTTCTCTGCGGCGCCTCTTCAAGGCGTATCACTTAGTTTTCCTAGCCCTCTGGACCAGCATTATTGCGTTGCTTGGGGCTTCATCGGTCACTCATTTTAGAAAGGCGGACATCCATGCAGAGCCGGGATGACAAATTGAAATCGACGCAAAGCGCCAGCCGGCGTTGCGAGGTGTCACGCGAACGAAAAGAGGGGGCCAGGATGAAGATCGCTGCATTGCTTTCGGGGTTGCTGCTGGGTGCGGCCATGATCGCGCCGTCCGCAATCGCGCAGGACAATGGTCCGGAAGCGCGGCCGATCTATAACCGCGACCAGTGGCTGCCGAAATCGGTGCCGACGTCGGACGATGTGCTGCGCATTCCGGTCCCCGCCGACTATAATGCGCCGAAGGGTTCGTTCGTGCTGGTCGGCGGCCGGCTGTTCGACGGCACCGGCAAGGCGGCGCGCCCGGCGACGATCGTCGTGCAGGGCAAGGCGATCACCGCGGTGCTCGGCCCCGACGACAAGAATTGGCCCGCCGATGCCGTCGTTTACGACGTCACCGGCAAGACGGTGATGCCTGGCCTCATCGACCTGCACAGTCATTTGACCTTCATGGAAGGCGCCGACGCGGCGAGCGTTTATTCGTCGGCGAACATGAGCGGCGCCGAATCGGTGATGCGCGGCGTCAAGCGCATGGGCGTCTATCTGCAGGCGGGGGTAACCAGCGTCCGCGACGTCGCGTCGCACGGTGACGCACCATTCGTGCTCAAGCGGTTGCAGGCGACCGGCGAGCTTCCCGGGCCGCGGATCATGGCGGCGGGGCAGCTCATCACCCAGACCGGCGGTCATGGCGCGCTGCACACATTCCAGCCGGGCTATCCCGAAATCCACGACCAGAATCCCAATTCGATGGTGCGTGTCGCGTCGGGTCCCGACCAGTGGCGCGAGGCGGTGCGCATCCAGTTCGCCAAGGGCGCCGACCTGATCAAGCTGGCCAGCGAATATTCGCAGGAAGAAATCACCGCTGCGGTCGACGAGGCGCACTCGCTCGGCCTGCCGGTGACCGTCGACAGCGAAACACAGTACATCGACATGGCGATCAAGGCTGGCGTCGATTCGATCGAACATCCGCTGCCGCGCAGCGACGCGGCGGTCGCGCTGATGGCGAAGCGCGGCATCGCTTCGGTGCCGACGCTGGTTGCCTATCGCGTCATCATGCGCGGCAGCGGCGGCTATTTCGGTTCGACCTCGCGCCGCTTCGAACTTAACGAGCAGGTCAACGAGAATATGGTCGCCAAGATGCGCCGCGCCGGGGTGAAGATGGGCATCGGCCTCGATGTGGTGGCCCTCGCCGGGACGGACTTCCTACCCGGTTCCTATATCGACGAACTCGAAAGCTTCACGCGTATCGGTTTCACCAAGAGCGAAGCGCTGGTCGCGGCGACCAAGACGGGCGCCGAGATCATGCACATGGGCGACCGGCTGGGGACGATCGAGCCCGGCAAGCTGGCCGACATCATCGTCGTCGACGGCAATCCCGACGAGGATTTCGCGGCGCTGCGCAAGGTCAAGACCGCCTTCGTCAACGGCCGCCTGATGCTGCAGGACGGCCGCATCTACAAGCCCGCGCACGAAGAAGTGCCGATGCCGGAGCGGAAATGAAATGACTGCGGGGCGCGCAGATCCGGCCGGGCCGCGATCAGGGCGCGGCGTCGTGGCTGCCGTGGCCCAGCGCGGCCATGGCGGCGGCGATGATCGGCGCGCGCCATTCGCGTTGCAGCCCCATCGTCACCGCAAGCCGCGCCGAGAAATTGGCACCCGCCAAGGCGGTGAAGGCGCGCGCCAGCCGATCGAGATCGGGATCGGCCAGATCGACGCCCAGCGATGCCACGACTTCGAGGCCCAGCTCGGTAAAGCGGGGATCGCGCTCCCCCCCTTCGCTTTCCAGCAGCTCGCCTTCGCGCGCCAGTTGCTGGGCGAAGGTCGACATGCCGGGAAATTCGAAGGTGCTGTCGACGACATTCTCGACGAGGGCGCGGTCGCGGTCGATGCCGGGCGCGAAATCGCCGAGTTTGGCGATCCGCTCGCGCGTCATCTTTTCGTAGCGGTCGACGACCGCGTCGAACAGCGCCTTCTTGCTAGGGTAATGGTGGAGCAGCCCGGCTTTGGAATATTTCAGCGCGTCGGCAATCTGCTGGATCGACGCGCGGGCGAAGCCGTGGCGGCCGAACACGCCCGCGGCGCAATCCAGGATTTCGGCGTCGATTTCGGCGCGGGTCGGTCTTCGCATGGTCGCTTCCTAGCATGGCCGCGTTCGCACCGGTCAATCTTCGATCGCCGTCCGACCCGGTCCCGTTTCACAAAAAACTTGTAACAGTCCAAGTTGGTTGGTAACCGACCATATTGGTCGGATAATGGATAGGCCCGGCGCCATGGCGGCGTCAACCCGTCTTTGAACGTATTTCAGGAGACAGACCTTGCTGAATCTACAGGGTGTTGAGCATGTATATCCCAATGGCACGCGCGCGCTCGACGGCGTGACGATGTCGATCGGCAAGGGCATGTTCGGACTGCTCGGCCCCAATGGTGCGGGCAAATCGTCGCTGATGCGGACGATCGCGACCTTGCAGACGCCGACCGCCGGGGCGATCCGCTTCGGCGACATCGACGTGCTCGCCGAGCCCAGCCGGCTACGCGCGACGCTCGGTTATCTGCCGCAGGATTTCGGCGTCTACCCGCGCGTCTCCGCCTATGACCTGCTCGATCACATGGCATCGCTGAAGGGCGTGGTGAACAGCGCCGACCGCAAGGCGACCGTCGAAACCCTGCTCAACCAGACCAATTTGTGGAATGTCCGGACCAAGGCGGTCGCGGGCTTTTCGGGCGGTATGCGCCAGCGCTTCGGCATCGCGCAGGCGCTGATCGGCAATCCCGAGCTGATCATCGTCGACGAACCGACCGCGGGCCTCGATCCCGAGGAGCGCAACCGCTTCTATAACCTGCTCGTCGAGATCGGCGAGAATGTCGTTGTCATCCTGTCGACGCATATCGTCGAGGACGTCGCCGACCTCTGCCCGCGCATGGCGGTGCTCGCCGGCGGCCGCATCCAGGTCGAGGGTGCGCCGCTCGACCTGATCGAACGCAGCCGCGGCACGATCTGGGCCAAGACGATCGAACGCGACCGGTTGGCCGAGGTGCAGGCAGCGTATGAGGTTATCTCGACGCGCCTGCTGTCTGGCAGCACCATCGTCCATGTCCTGTCGGACAAGGACCCGGGCAATGGCTTCGTGCCGGTCGAGGGCGCGCTCGAGGATGTCTATCTCTCGACGCTCAACCGTTCGCGCCGCGCCGCCGCCCAAGCCGCTTAAGGGGCCAATCCGATGTTTGCCACGATCGCGCGCTTCGAACTGCGCTACCAGTTTCGCAACCCGGTCTTCTGGGTCGCGACCATCATGTTCTTCCTGCTGACGCTCGGTTGGACCTCGGTCGAGTCGATTCGTCCTGTCGGCGGCAACATCCACACGAACGCAGCAACCGGCATCGCGCAGGTGATGCTGACCATGTCGATGTTCTTCATGTTCGTGACGACTGCGTTCGTCGGCAATGTCGTCGTGCGCGACGACGAGACGGGTTTCGGCAGTATCATCCGGTCGACCAAGGTCGGCAAGCTGCCCTATTTGTTCGGCCGCTTCACCGGCGCCTTCCTTGGCGCCGCGGTCGCTTTCCTCGCGGTGCCGCTGGCGCTGTGGCTCGGCACCTATATGCCGTGGGTCAATCCCGAACTGATCGGGCCGAACCGCCTTCAGGATTATGCGTTCGCCTATTTCGTCATCGCGCTGCCCAACATCCTCATCACCTCGGCGATCTTCTTCGCGGTGGCGAGCTGGACCCGGTCGGTGACCTACAGCTATCTCGCGGTCATCGTCTCGATGTTCGCCTATTTTGCGCTCACCGCGATGATGCGCAAAATGCCCGACGTGTCGCTCGCGGCCTATTTCGAGCCGTTCGGTTCGGTCGCTTATGGTCTCGGCGTGCGGTACCTGACGCCGATCCAGCAGAATACGCAGGCGCTTGAACTGACCGGCATGCTGGCCAGCCATCGGCTGCTGTGGATCGCGATTTCGATCGCGATCGTCGCCTTTGTCGTCTGGCGCTTCAGCTTCGCGGCGCGCGGCGCCTCCAAGCGCAGCGCCAAGCGCGATGCGGCGCATCAGCAGAAGCTGTCCGCGGTCAAGCCGGCGCTGGTCGACCGACTGCCCGCCAATATCCCGGAGCGCGGGGCGTGGCATCAGCTCGTCACGCGCACGCGGTTCGAGATGAAGCTGGTGTTCAAGAGCCCCGCCTTCTGGGTGCTCGCGCTTGTCGGGTCGATCAACCTGATGCTGACGCTGATGCTCGCCGGCCGCATGTACGACGTGCCGATCTGGCCGCGGACCTATGCGATCATCGACACGGTGCGCGGCGGCTCGACGCTGATCACGCTCCTCATGGCGATCTATTTCTCGGGCGAAGTGGTGTGGCGCGAACGCGAACGCCGGATCAGCGAGATCGTCGATGCGACGCCGCTGCCCAACTGGGTCTTCCTGGTTTCCAAGCTTGCCGGCGTGGTCGGCGTGCTGGTCGCGCTCAGCGTGCTGGCGGTGCTGTTGCAGGCGGTCGCATATCAGTTCGTACGCGGCGTTACCGATATTGAACTCGGCCAATGGCTGATGTGGTTCGTCATTCCGAGCGCGCTCTATGTCGTCCACCTGTCGGTGCTGGCTATCGTGGCGCAGGCGGTCAGCCCGAACAAGTTCGTCGGCTGGGGCATCATGCTCCTCTACCTTATCTCGACCGTAGTTTTCGCGGGGCTGGGACTCGATCATCCGCTGATCAACTATGCCGAGGCGCCGATGCCGTTGTCGGAAATGAACGGCAACGACTATATGGGCGCGACTGCCTGGTGGCTGAGCGCCTACTGGACGGCGTTTGCGGCGGTCCTCGTCGTGATCGGCCATCTGATGTGGCGCCGCGGCACCGCGGTGACGCTCGGCGGTCAGTGGCGCACGTTGCCGCTGCGCCTGCGCGGCGCCCCGCTCGCCTATCTGTCGGTGGCGCTTGCCGTCACCGTCGGCATCGGCGCGTTGCTCTTCTACAACATGAACATCGTCAACACGCGGTTCGACGAGGACGAGATGGAAGCGCATACGGCGCAATATGAGAAGGATTACGCCAAATATCTCGACCAGCCCGAGCCTGTGCTGAAGGACGTCAAGCTCAACGTCGACCTCCGGCCGACGAAGCGCTGGGTGCAGTTCGACGGCGAGTATCGCTTTGCCAACGAAACCGACAAGCCGATCGAATTGCTTCATGTCCGCATGGGCGTGCCGGATTCGATGGCGCACGTCGAGACGATGAACGTCCCGGGTGCGAAGCTGATCAAGGAAGATGTGAACAATCTCCACAAGATCTACCGTTTCGACCGGCCGTTGCAGCCGGGCGCGAGCGGCACGCTGACCTTCCGTACGGTAATGGCGCAGCGCGGGCTGAAATCATTGCCGAGCAATAAGCAATATTGGGAAATCGACGTCCAGCCAGCGAAGAACGGTGCCTATCTCACCAACCTCGGCTTCGCGCCGGCGCTGGGGATGAGCCGCGGCAATTTCCTGCAGGGCAGCAACCTGCGCAAGAAATACGGTCTGCCGCCCGAAACGCCGACGCCGTCGCTCGACGACAAGCGCGCGGTTATGCGCAGCTATGCCGGGGTCGACCGGGTTAATACCGACGTCACGGTCGCGACCGACGCCGACCAGACGCTGATCGTGACGGGTGAGGAAGTGTCGAACAAGGTGGTAGGGAACCGCCGCATCGCGCGCTTCGTCTCGCCGATCCCGACGCTCAACTTCATCACGATCCAGTCGGGCCGCTATGCGGTCAAGTCGATCGACGTCGATGGAGTGAAGCTCAGTGTCTATTACCACCCCGAGCATCCGATGAACGTCGATCGCATGCTGAGCGTTACCAAAGACACGCTGCGATATTATCAGAAGAATTGGGGCCCTTATCAGTATAAATATTTCCGGGTCATCGAGCGTCCTGACTATCAAGGCACTGCCAACTCGGCGCCGGGTACAGTCGGCTATTCGGAGCGCTTCGGTTTTACCGGTGACTTCCGCAATCCGAAGGATGTCGATTATCTTGCCTTTGTCACCGCGCATGAATTCGGCCATCAGTATTGGTTCCACCAAGTGATGCCGGGGGATGTCGAGGGCGCCGAGGTGCTGACCGAGACACCGTCGCAATATGGCGGCATCATGGTGATGAAAAAGCGCTATGGGCAAGACGGGATGCGGCGTTTCTTGCAGTATGAGCAAAGCGATTATCTGCAGGGTCGCCGCCGCGAAACGGCCGAGGAGCGGCCGCTTGCCTTGGTGAAGAAGCAAAATTACATCCACTATTACAAGGGTTCG
The Sphingopyxis macrogoltabida genome window above contains:
- a CDS encoding amidohydrolase family protein, translating into MKIAALLSGLLLGAAMIAPSAIAQDNGPEARPIYNRDQWLPKSVPTSDDVLRIPVPADYNAPKGSFVLVGGRLFDGTGKAARPATIVVQGKAITAVLGPDDKNWPADAVVYDVTGKTVMPGLIDLHSHLTFMEGADAASVYSSANMSGAESVMRGVKRMGVYLQAGVTSVRDVASHGDAPFVLKRLQATGELPGPRIMAAGQLITQTGGHGALHTFQPGYPEIHDQNPNSMVRVASGPDQWREAVRIQFAKGADLIKLASEYSQEEITAAVDEAHSLGLPVTVDSETQYIDMAIKAGVDSIEHPLPRSDAAVALMAKRGIASVPTLVAYRVIMRGSGGYFGSTSRRFELNEQVNENMVAKMRRAGVKMGIGLDVVALAGTDFLPGSYIDELESFTRIGFTKSEALVAATKTGAEIMHMGDRLGTIEPGKLADIIVVDGNPDEDFAALRKVKTAFVNGRLMLQDGRIYKPAHEEVPMPERK
- a CDS encoding ABC transporter permease/M1 family aminopeptidase; amino-acid sequence: MFATIARFELRYQFRNPVFWVATIMFFLLTLGWTSVESIRPVGGNIHTNAATGIAQVMLTMSMFFMFVTTAFVGNVVVRDDETGFGSIIRSTKVGKLPYLFGRFTGAFLGAAVAFLAVPLALWLGTYMPWVNPELIGPNRLQDYAFAYFVIALPNILITSAIFFAVASWTRSVTYSYLAVIVSMFAYFALTAMMRKMPDVSLAAYFEPFGSVAYGLGVRYLTPIQQNTQALELTGMLASHRLLWIAISIAIVAFVVWRFSFAARGASKRSAKRDAAHQQKLSAVKPALVDRLPANIPERGAWHQLVTRTRFEMKLVFKSPAFWVLALVGSINLMLTLMLAGRMYDVPIWPRTYAIIDTVRGGSTLITLLMAIYFSGEVVWRERERRISEIVDATPLPNWVFLVSKLAGVVGVLVALSVLAVLLQAVAYQFVRGVTDIELGQWLMWFVIPSALYVVHLSVLAIVAQAVSPNKFVGWGIMLLYLISTVVFAGLGLDHPLINYAEAPMPLSEMNGNDYMGATAWWLSAYWTAFAAVLVVIGHLMWRRGTAVTLGGQWRTLPLRLRGAPLAYLSVALAVTVGIGALLFYNMNIVNTRFDEDEMEAHTAQYEKDYAKYLDQPEPVLKDVKLNVDLRPTKRWVQFDGEYRFANETDKPIELLHVRMGVPDSMAHVETMNVPGAKLIKEDVNNLHKIYRFDRPLQPGASGTLTFRTVMAQRGLKSLPSNKQYWEIDVQPAKNGAYLTNLGFAPALGMSRGNFLQGSNLRKKYGLPPETPTPSLDDKRAVMRSYAGVDRVNTDVTVATDADQTLIVTGEEVSNKVVGNRRIARFVSPIPTLNFITIQSGRYAVKSIDVDGVKLSVYYHPEHPMNVDRMLSVTKDTLRYYQKNWGPYQYKYFRVIERPDYQGTANSAPGTVGYSERFGFTGDFRNPKDVDYLAFVTAHEFGHQYWFHQVMPGDVEGAEVLTETPSQYGGIMVMKKRYGQDGMRRFLQYEQSDYLQGRRRETAEERPLALVKKQNYIHYYKGSLVMYLLQDRLGEDRVNAALRSVIDRYRFKPAPFARSVDYVNAIMAITRTPAERELVKDLFYRITLYDLRAKSATVRKLPNGQYETTITVYGGKVYADGKGNEKAAPFAEPLDIGVFSANPADLAFGSENVLSMKRVPIRSGEQKVRFVTKQKPAFAGVDSYLTYIDRNVNDNVVAVATGS
- a CDS encoding TetR/AcrR family transcriptional regulator, whose translation is MRRPTRAEIDAEILDCAAGVFGRHGFARASIQQIADALKYSKAGLLHHYPSKKALFDAVVDRYEKMTRERIAKLGDFAPGIDRDRALVENVVDSTFEFPGMSTFAQQLAREGELLESEGGERDPRFTELGLEVVASLGVDLADPDLDRLARAFTALAGANFSARLAVTMGLQREWRAPIIAAAMAALGHGSHDAAP
- a CDS encoding 4-hydroxyproline epimerase, with protein sequence MRHSFFCIDGHTAGNPVRLVAGGAPLLRGASMAERRLDFLARFDWIRTGLCFEPRGHDMMSGGFLYPPCGDADAAILFIETSGCLPMCGHGTIGMITFGLEHGLITPREPGRLVVEVPAGTIEITYEAEGDRVRSVRIRNVPAYVAARGIEIDVPDFEPLTIDVAYGGNYYAIVEPQGAYTGLDDLGAARIVELSRTIRAMIRDIYEPVHPLEPSIRGVTHLLWADRPKGEGADGRNAVFYGERAIDRSPCGTGTSARLAHLVATGRLNVGDRFVHESYIGSRFIGRVEAAAKIGDIDGIVPSIEGSAIATGLNTIWIDREDPFWAGFTVV
- a CDS encoding aldehyde dehydrogenase family protein, which gives rise to MKLSHLIDGEWVAGDASAPSINPSNTEEVVAHYPLGGAAEVDAAVAAARRAFGGWAAASPEARSDLLDRVGSAVMARAAELGELLAREEGKTRAEATGEVMRAARIFKYFAGEALRRHGRTLESTRPGLDVEVWREAVGVVGLITPWNFPIAIPAWKAAPALAFGNTVVLKPAQHTPAVAHALAAIIAECGAPAGVFNLVLGQGQVGAAIAAHGDIDAISFTGSQAVGGKVAQAAVARGARVQLEMGGKNPLVVLADANLDRAVAIALDGGFFQTGQRCTASSRVIVEDAIHDRFVAALAERASALRVGAALDPATEVGPASNESQYEQNLRYVDIATADGGRLVTGGDALRLDTPGYYMRPALIADTAPDMRINREEVFGPLVSTVRVKDYDEALAVANQGDFGLSAGIVTTSLARARHFRRNVRAGMVMVNLPTAGVDYHVPFGGTRGSSYGPREQGFAAVDFYTQMKTVYVGD
- a CDS encoding dihydrodipicolinate synthase family protein, with the protein product MTNQDNLWRGVYPAATTQFSADGSIDIDATQRVLTALVDDGVNGLILLGTCGENNSLDPDEKLAVLRAGVEAVGGRVPLVTGVSEFTTHRAVAYAKEAEKIGLDALMLLPAMVYVPTSDELATHFRTVAGATGLPIMLYNNPPAYRVSVDFATLDGLRDVETIVAIKESAPDPRRFTDVINRYGDRYTVMAGLDDIALEGLMLGASGWVSGLTSAFPQESVALIAAVDRGDWEEARRIYRWFMPLLHLDADHDLVQSIKLAEEIMGRGSERVRLPRLPLAGQRRADVIAMVEEAARTRPVAKSSVAA
- a CDS encoding ABC transporter ATP-binding protein; translation: MLNLQGVEHVYPNGTRALDGVTMSIGKGMFGLLGPNGAGKSSLMRTIATLQTPTAGAIRFGDIDVLAEPSRLRATLGYLPQDFGVYPRVSAYDLLDHMASLKGVVNSADRKATVETLLNQTNLWNVRTKAVAGFSGGMRQRFGIAQALIGNPELIIVDEPTAGLDPEERNRFYNLLVEIGENVVVILSTHIVEDVADLCPRMAVLAGGRIQVEGAPLDLIERSRGTIWAKTIERDRLAEVQAAYEVISTRLLSGSTIVHVLSDKDPGNGFVPVEGALEDVYLSTLNRSRRAAAQAA